In the genome of Bosea sp. BIWAKO-01, the window GACACCAAGCCTGAATCCGCTGCGCCCTAGCCGCCCCACCGGCCTTCCAAGGCTGTGCCAGCCCTTCGGCTATCAGGATCGCTCCGAGGTCACCCTTGGCCGTCCTGAGCCTCGCCAGAGTCCTCCCGTAGCGATCCGTGCACCGGCCGGAGCTTTCGCACCTATCTATCGTCACCGGGCCGGCTCGCAGGAGTTCAGCCAGGCGTTCCTTGGCCAGCAGACCGAGGATCAATTCATCCTCGCAGCGCGCCCCCCGCGTCTCAGGCGCGTCGATGTTCAGGATCCGGATGCGCTCGCCGGCGATGTCGACGGTGTCGCCGTCAATGATAACCACGCGTGGCTCGGCGAAGGATGCGGTCGCGCAGACCAGGGCGAACAGGAGGACGAGGTGTTTCACGGGAACTTTCACTCGGCCTTGCCGACGCATTCGGAGATGCAGTTCGGACAAGTAGTCAGCAATCGAGATCTCAAAATGGGATTTGGAAGCGGCTGCTCGATGCGGGCACGGGGCATAGCTCAAATATGAGCGGCGGCATATGATCCTCCTCCCAACAGAAGGCCGCATAGTCGAGCTCCGCCCATTCATCGGCTTCGGGGCTGCCAGGACGCGCTTCCTCGATCTCGGCCATTCGTTGCCGGGCCGCCAACCATTCCAGGGTGTCGGTAATCACGATCGCGCCCCGCATCATCAGTGACGGGTCGCCTGGGCTTCGCTGATCTCCCCGAGGCGCAAGGCTTCGCGGACCCAGTGCCACCCCCCTCCTACAGATCGCTCGACCAGCCAGAGCTGCGGCCTCTCACCGATCGACAAGAAGGCGTAATCCTCCCCATCCGCCATCAGATAAGGCGGCTCAAACACGAATTCCTGCGCCACCCCGTCTAACTTCATTTCGACCCGGCTCACCTGGAAGTTCTGCGAACAAATGGATGGCCGAGATCCACAACCGCATGCCGACGACGCTGTTGCCTCGTGATTTCGAGGCCTGGCTTGATGGCTCGGGGGGCAAGGAATTGTTGATGCAGCCACCGCAGGAGCTGCGCGAATGGATCGTTTCGCAGCGGATGAACAGGACCGGGGTTGGCGATGACGACCCGGCCACGGCCGGGCCGTTCAAGGAAACGCTGTTCTAAGGCCTCAGGCTTCCGGAGCGCTACCGCGAGCCGCGCGGGCAGAGTGGGGCCGTGCTCTTGTAGATGACGGTGTCGCCCGAGAGCCCAGCTCCCAGATCCATTGAAGCGCTGAACGCTTTCCGCCGACAGAGGTGCACTGTCGGATGTTCGAAAACATATTCGTTTGCTCTGCGCTCGTGGAGGGAATACTTTGTCGACCGGGTGCTGACCCTCTGAATACCGCCTCGGACGGCGCGGACGCATTGTTCTCGCCGACGCCTTAGGAGGTTTCCATGGCCGCGAATTTGATCGTTGGCAATGACGGCAGCAACACTCTTCAAGGGAGCGCGGGTCGGGATTTGATCTACGGATTCGATCCTAATGGGCCGCAGAGTAACGTCAGTTCGATTGCGGCAACTCAAGTGGCAACGGGGCTTGGCACAGCGCTTTTTGCCGCCGCGGCGCCCAACGATCCGGGCCGGCTGTTCGTTGTCACGCAGGGAGGCACGATCCGCATCATCGACCTGATCTCGGGCCAGCTCCTGGCGACACCCTTCCTCAATGTGGCGGTCGACGCCACCGGGGAGCGGGGATTGCTCGGCTTCGCTTTCGATCCGGATTATGCAACTAACGGATTCTTTTATATTTACCGCACAGTTCCCGGTTCGGTCGTTCACAATACAATCGAACGTTATCAGGTTTCGGCCAATCCAAATGTCGCCAATGTGGCAAGTGCGACGACGATCATCAGACTAGATAATCTATCCGCAACAAACCACAATGCAGGCTGGATTGGCTTTGGTCCCGATGGCCTACTTTACGCCGCGACCGGTGACAACGCAGTTGCCGCAAACGCCCAGAGTTCCGGGACCCTGCTGGGGAAAATCCTCCGCATCGATGTTCACAATGATGCATTTCCGGCCGATCCGACGAGGAACTATGCCATTCCCACCGGCAATATGTTCGCTGCCTTGGGTGACCCCGGCGCGGATGAAATCTTTGCGCTTGGCCTACGCAACCCCTTCCGTGACAGCTTCGACCGTGCCACCGGCGATTTCTTCATCGCAGATGTGGGTGAGGGCTCTTTTGAAGAAATCGATATCGGACTGAGCGGCGCAAACTACGGATGGCCCCTGTTCGAAGGACCCCTCGGAAGCGGAACGGTCACGCAAGGCACGCTCGCAGTACCCATCCATTCATATGGCCGTGATGTTGGTCAAGCCGTGATCGGCGGTTATGTCTATCGCGGGCTTAGTGAAGGACTACAGGGGCAGTTTTTTTTCGCCGACCAGCCGACCGGCAAGGTTTTCACACTTCGCTTCAATGGCGAAACCTGGGTACCCACCGAGCGAACGTCGCAGATTGTGCCGAACGTCGGCACCGTCAACATCCCAACCTCGTTTGGCGAGGATGCCCGCGGCAACCTTTACATCGTCGACTACGACGGCGACGTGTTTCGGCTCACGCCGCAGGTCGTTTCAGCAGATCAGAACGATACGCTCCGCGGGCTTGCCGGCGATGACCTGCTTTATGGCGGCTCGGGCAATGACCTATTGGACGGCGGCACTGGCAACGATACGCTGAATGGCGGCCCTGGCAACGACCGCTTTGTGTACGCGGCAGGGTACGGTGCCGACGTCGCGTCGGATTTCGTTGCCGGCTCGGGAGTGGATTACGTTGATTTGACAACGTTCTTCAACATAAACACGTTGGACGACGTTCTCGCGCTGTCTAGTCAGGTGGGCTTAAACACCGTTATCAATTTTGGAGACGACGATACACTGACGTTACTTGGTGTTGCCAAAGAAAATCTTGGATTCGACGATTTTATGATCAACGTGTTTCAGGAACATGGGCTTACAATATCCAATTTCGCTCCGAGCGCAGGCGGCTGGAACAGCGACGACAGATATCCTCGGCAGCTTGCCGACGTGAATGGGGATGGCCGCGCGGACATCGTCGGATTCGGTGAAGTTGGGGTCTACGTATCGCTCGCGACGGGCGGCGGATCCTTTGGGCCACAGTCGTTCGCGCTCGCCAATTTCGCGCCTAGCGCTGGCGGCTGGACTAGCGACGACAGATATCCGCGGCAGCTTGCCGACGTTAACGGGGATGGTCGCGCCGACATCGTCGGGTTCGGTGAAGGGGGGGTCTATGCGTCGCTAGCGACTGGCGACGGATCCTTTGGGCCACAGTCGTTCGCACTCGCCAATTTCGCTCCGAGCGCAGGCGGCTGGAACAGCGACGACAGATTTCCTCGGCAGCTTGCCGACGTGAATGGGGATGGCCGCGCGGACATCGTCGGGTTCGGTGAAGACGGGGTCTATGTATCGCTAGCGACTGGCGGCGGATCTTTCGCGCCACCCGCGCTCGCGCTCGCCAATTTCGCTCCGAGCGCTGGCGGCTGGACTAGCGACGACAGATATCCGCGGCAGCTTGCCGACGTGAATGGGGACGGCCGCGCCGACATCGTCGGGTTCGGTGAAGTTGGGGTCTACGTATCGCTCGCGACGGGCGGCGGATCCTTTGGGCCACAGTCGTTCGCGCTCGCCAATTTCGCGCCTAGCGCTGGCGGCTGGACTAGCGACGACAGATATCCGCGGCAGCTTGCCGACGTTAACGGGGATGCCCGCGCCGACATCGTCGGGTTCGGTGAAGGGGGGGTCTATACCGCGCTTGGAAATGGCGACGGGTCGTTTCGGTCAGCGACGTTCAACCTCAGTCAATTTTCAAATACCGCCGGCGGCTGGAGCAGCGAGGACAGATATCCGCGGCAACTTGCCGACGTGAATGGGGATGGCTTCTCCGACATCGTCGGGTTCGGCGAAGCCGGAGTTTATGTCGCGCCGGTGATCGATTTCATCTTCTGAACGATCCCGCCAAACCACCGTCGTTTCGTACGCAAAGCGGCAGTTCTGCCTGCGGCCAACTTCAGACGCAGTCGATGCATCGATCTGCTCAGAGTGGGGCGCCAACGAACCAAATGGGGTCATTCAGGCGCTAACCGCTCCAACCACACCCACCCGACATATTTATCTCCGGTCTGGCGCAGATGGGCATCGCGCTTCATAGAGCTCCAGTTCCGATGACCGGAGACCGATGCGGCCTGCGGAATGGTTCGACCTATCTCGAGCAGGCGCGAAACGCCCTCCGCAAGTCGTGAAAGTGAAGGTCTGGAATGTTGAGGATGGCGCAAGCACGCGTCATGTTGGCGCTGACCGTCCGGTGATTATACGGGAAAATCTCGGCGTGGTTTCGGGGTTGAGCCAGCGCAACCCGAAGAGCCTCTTCAGGCAGTTCGCACCACACGCCATTTCCGTCCTTCGCTTCCGGGTCCTTCATGTCGCGGACGAGCACGCGTCGGCCGGCGACATCGAGATCCGTCCAGAGGATCTTGGTGATTTCCTCCTCGCGCCGGCTCGAGTAGAGCGAGAAGGTGACGATTGCCGCCATCGGCATCATGCGCGGCCGCTTGTGCCTCCCGGCTTCAAACCTCAGCAGGCGATTTCGAGGCATGGCTTGATGGCTCGGGCGGCAAAGAGCTGCTGATGCAGCCGCCGCAAG includes:
- a CDS encoding thermonuclease family protein — encoded protein: MKHLVLLFALVCATASFAEPRVVIIDGDTVDIAGERIRILNIDAPETRGARCEDELILGLLAKERLAELLRAGPVTIDRCESSGRCTDRYGRTLARLRTAKGDLGAILIAEGLAQPWKAGGAARAQRIQAWCPR
- a CDS encoding SOS response-associated peptidase family protein — translated: MPAPPRLTSFRPGSPGSSANKWMAEIHNRMPTTLLPRDFEAWLDGSGGKELLMQPPQELREWIVSQRMNRTGVGDDDPATAGPFKETLF
- a CDS encoding PQQ-dependent sugar dehydrogenase — translated: MAANLIVGNDGSNTLQGSAGRDLIYGFDPNGPQSNVSSIAATQVATGLGTALFAAAAPNDPGRLFVVTQGGTIRIIDLISGQLLATPFLNVAVDATGERGLLGFAFDPDYATNGFFYIYRTVPGSVVHNTIERYQVSANPNVANVASATTIIRLDNLSATNHNAGWIGFGPDGLLYAATGDNAVAANAQSSGTLLGKILRIDVHNDAFPADPTRNYAIPTGNMFAALGDPGADEIFALGLRNPFRDSFDRATGDFFIADVGEGSFEEIDIGLSGANYGWPLFEGPLGSGTVTQGTLAVPIHSYGRDVGQAVIGGYVYRGLSEGLQGQFFFADQPTGKVFTLRFNGETWVPTERTSQIVPNVGTVNIPTSFGEDARGNLYIVDYDGDVFRLTPQVVSADQNDTLRGLAGDDLLYGGSGNDLLDGGTGNDTLNGGPGNDRFVYAAGYGADVASDFVAGSGVDYVDLTTFFNINTLDDVLALSSQVGLNTVINFGDDDTLTLLGVAKENLGFDDFMINVFQEHGLTISNFAPSAGGWNSDDRYPRQLADVNGDGRADIVGFGEVGVYVSLATGGGSFGPQSFALANFAPSAGGWTSDDRYPRQLADVNGDGRADIVGFGEGGVYASLATGDGSFGPQSFALANFAPSAGGWNSDDRFPRQLADVNGDGRADIVGFGEDGVYVSLATGGGSFAPPALALANFAPSAGGWTSDDRYPRQLADVNGDGRADIVGFGEVGVYVSLATGGGSFGPQSFALANFAPSAGGWTSDDRYPRQLADVNGDARADIVGFGEGGVYTALGNGDGSFRSATFNLSQFSNTAGGWSSEDRYPRQLADVNGDGFSDIVGFGEAGVYVAPVIDFIF